One genomic segment of Flagellimonas marinaquae includes these proteins:
- the metG gene encoding methionine--tRNA ligase produces the protein MAQNTSPSRYTITAALPYTNGPIHIGHLAGVYVPADIYSRYLRLKGKDVAFVCGSDEHGVAISMKAKKEGVTPKEIIDKYHGIIKKSFADFGISFDNYSRTSAQVHHETASEFFRKMYEQGDFIEEETEQLYDDEANQFLADRFVIGTCPRCGHHEAYGDQCENCGSSLNATDLIDPKSTITGTVPTLKKTKHWFLPLDRYEGFLKKWILEGHKSDWKPNVYGQCKSWIDEGLKPRAVTRDLDWGIPVPVDGGEGKVLYVWFDAPIGYISSTKEWAEREGKDWEPYWKDQSTKLVHFIGKDNIVFHCIIFPSMLQANGDYILPENVPANEFLNLEGNKLSTSKNWAVWLHEYLEEFPDMQDVLRYTLTANAPETKDNDFTWKDFQARNNNELVAIFGNFVNRVAVLTHKYYDGTIPAPGELTSTDKETLSSLKSYPDLLSNSLERYRFREGSQELMNLARLGNKYLADAEPWKLIKTDEERVKTIMYVALQIAAGLAILGEPFLPFTSKKLKGILNVQSGKVETSWESVSSEDTLLPAGHIINKSELLFRKIEDAEIEHQLQKLEDTKKENASTTNSAATMDNKIVPQKDTITYDDFSKLDMRVGTIIEAEKMPKADKLLVLKVDTGLDTRTIVSGIAKSFKPEDIVGKKVTVLVNLAPRKLRGVESQGMILMTENKEGKLVFVNPDADGVLNGEVIS, from the coding sequence ATGGCTCAGAATACATCACCTTCCAGGTATACCATTACCGCAGCGCTTCCGTACACCAACGGCCCCATTCATATTGGACATTTGGCCGGAGTTTATGTCCCTGCAGATATTTATTCCCGTTATTTAAGATTAAAGGGCAAGGACGTTGCCTTTGTTTGCGGGAGCGACGAGCACGGCGTGGCAATTTCCATGAAAGCCAAAAAGGAAGGTGTTACCCCCAAAGAAATAATAGACAAGTACCACGGCATCATTAAAAAATCCTTTGCCGATTTTGGTATTTCTTTTGACAACTATTCCAGGACATCGGCGCAAGTGCACCATGAAACTGCTTCGGAATTTTTCAGAAAAATGTACGAGCAAGGTGATTTTATAGAAGAAGAAACCGAACAATTGTACGATGATGAGGCCAACCAGTTTTTGGCAGACAGATTTGTAATCGGAACCTGCCCAAGATGCGGGCACCACGAAGCTTATGGCGATCAGTGCGAAAATTGTGGGTCATCTCTCAACGCAACGGATTTGATCGACCCAAAATCGACGATAACGGGAACGGTACCGACCTTAAAAAAGACAAAACATTGGTTTTTGCCCTTGGACCGCTACGAAGGGTTCTTAAAAAAGTGGATCTTAGAAGGTCATAAGTCCGACTGGAAACCCAATGTTTATGGGCAATGTAAATCTTGGATAGACGAGGGCCTAAAACCTAGGGCCGTAACCCGTGATTTGGACTGGGGAATACCCGTTCCAGTGGATGGCGGCGAAGGCAAAGTACTATATGTCTGGTTCGATGCCCCGATCGGATATATTTCCTCCACCAAAGAGTGGGCAGAACGCGAAGGCAAGGATTGGGAACCCTATTGGAAAGATCAAAGCACCAAATTGGTCCACTTTATAGGCAAGGACAATATTGTGTTCCATTGCATTATTTTCCCGAGCATGTTACAAGCCAACGGTGATTATATACTACCGGAAAATGTGCCCGCAAACGAATTCCTGAACTTGGAGGGGAACAAACTGTCCACCTCTAAAAATTGGGCGGTCTGGTTGCACGAATATTTGGAAGAATTTCCAGATATGCAAGACGTACTCCGATATACCTTAACAGCAAATGCACCCGAGACCAAGGATAATGATTTTACCTGGAAAGATTTTCAGGCACGCAACAACAACGAATTGGTGGCCATTTTTGGCAACTTCGTGAACCGTGTGGCTGTTTTGACACATAAATATTACGACGGCACCATACCAGCGCCCGGAGAACTTACAAGCACTGATAAAGAAACCTTGAGTTCCTTAAAAAGCTATCCGGATCTACTTTCCAACTCACTGGAGCGATATCGTTTCCGAGAAGGAAGTCAAGAATTGATGAATTTGGCCCGATTAGGCAATAAATATTTGGCCGATGCAGAACCATGGAAGTTGATCAAAACCGACGAGGAGCGGGTCAAGACAATAATGTACGTTGCCTTACAAATTGCTGCAGGTTTGGCTATTTTGGGCGAACCATTTTTGCCCTTCACTTCTAAAAAACTGAAAGGCATACTTAATGTCCAGTCTGGCAAGGTCGAGACTTCTTGGGAAAGTGTGTCTTCTGAAGATACCCTGCTCCCTGCCGGACACATCATCAATAAAAGTGAATTGCTTTTCCGTAAGATCGAGGACGCTGAAATTGAACATCAATTACAAAAATTGGAAGACACTAAAAAAGAAAATGCTTCGACCACCAATAGCGCAGCTACCATGGACAACAAAATAGTACCACAAAAAGACACCATTACTTACGATGATTTTTCCAAACTCGACATGCGCGTCGGAACCATTATCGAAGCCGAAAAAATGCCAAAAGCCGATAAACTTTTGGTTTTAAAGGTAGATACCGGTCTGGATACGCGAACCATTGTTTCGGGTATTGCAAAAAGTTTTAAGCCAGAGGATATTGTGGGCAAAAAAGTAACTGTATTGGTAAACTTGGCTCCTAGAAAATTACGCGGTGTAGAAAGTCAGGGAATGATCTTGATGACGGAGAACAAAGAGGGGAAACTAGTTTTTGTAAATCCTGATGCCGATGGAGTTTTAAATGGTGAAGTTATAAGTTAA